GTCACCGAGCGCCGGATCGTCGAAGATACGCGCCTTTCAACAATTTCGGCTCACGGTAGAGCACTGAAACCTTCTTCTTCGTCTAGCTCTTCGTCTTCCCCATCTCCTTTCAACAATTTCGGCTCACGGTAGAGCACTGAAACTCGCTCGTCTCCCACTCTCCGCACTCTAACCCTTCCGCTTTCAACAATTTCGGCTCACGGTAGAGCACTGAAACCGCTTGCTCGCGGATGGGTATGTAACACTTCACGTCTTTCAACAATTTCGGCTCACGGTAGAGCACTGAAACGTAGAAGGGGAGTGGGGAATAGGTTTTCAACAATATCGGCTTCCGTAAAACCCTGAAACCGCTATTATTCCCTACTCCCTATTTCCTATTTTCTATTCCCTATTTCCTATTCCCCATTCCCCCTTCCCCACTCAGGAGCGCACCGAAACCACTCCCCTACCAGAATGTGCTATCATTACGCGAGCATGATCGTGCCGCGTTTGCTGTAAGGTGTTCTGCGATAATTCCCATGGCTACTATTGAGTTGCACGCCTGGTATCGACAGTATCGTAAGCTGAAGGAGGAGGCCGCTGATGCGATCCTTCTTTTTCGGTTTGGTGATTTTTATGAGACGTTTGATGATGATGCGAAGTTGATTGCTGAATTACTTGACATAACGCTGACGCGCAAGGAGTATGCGGTTGATAAGCGTTTGCCCAAGGATCAGCAGAAGTTGTATGCGCCCATGGCCGGGATGCCTTATCACGCTGTGGATCGCTATGTTTCTGAGTTGATCGCGCGCGGGTATCGGGTCGCTATCGCTGAGCAGTTGAGTGAGACTGAGGCGATGCGTAATGATACACGACCGCGCTCGGTCTATGCCGCCGGGCTGACGCCGGTCGAGAGTAGCGGGAAGATGGTGCAGCGGGCGATTGTGCGGGTGATTACGCCGGGGACGGTGATTGATCCGGCTATGCTGCCCGACCGTACCAATAATTATCTCGCTGCGGTGATTGTTGAACAGGGTAAGGTCGGTCTGGCTTATGCTGATCTTTCTACCGGTGAGTTCGCTGCGGCAGAGTTTACCGATGCCCGGGCGTTGATGCAGTTGCAGGCCGAGCTGGCCCGGCTGTCACCGGCTGAGGTGTTGGTGCCTGATGATGAGGCACTGCGCTTGCCTAATCTGGAGCCGGTGCAGGCCCGCCTTAGTCAGGATTTGGCACCCCTGACGAAGGAGGAGCGTGAGGCTCTGTTGCCCCACGAGCGGGTCGCTCGCCGTCTGGAAGGTGCGAGTGCGGCGAGTTGGACGCAGGGGTATGTGACGGAGTGGCCGCTTTGGCGTTGGGAGTTGGCGACGACGACTGAGGTGTTGTGTGAGCATTTGGCGCTGCCGTCGCTGGCGGTGTGCGGTCTGGACGGGCGTCCACTTGCGACCCGGGCAGCCGGTGCGTTGTTGCAGTATGCGCAGGTCACTCAGCGCCAGCGCGTGAGTCAGTTGCGTGCTTTGCGGGTGTATCATACCGGCGCGTATATGCTGCTCGATCCACAGACCCGCCGTAATCTGGAGCTGCTTGAGAGTGGTGGTCGCCAGGGAGCGAAGGCGTCGTTGATTGCGGTGCTTGATCGTACCTGTACTGCGATGGGGGCGCGTTTGTTGCGCCGTTGGATTACGCAGCCGTTGATTGTGATCGAACCGCTTCAGGTGCGTCAGCACGCCGTCGCTCGTCTGGTGGCTGAGACGATGGCTCGTCTGGAGGTGCGTTCGGCGCTCGCCGATTTGCCCGATATGGAGCGGGCACTCAATCGGATTGCGCAGGGTATCACGGTCGCTACGCCGCGTGATATGACGCAGTTGCGGGCGGCGTTGCGTAAGTTGCCCGCTGTTGCGCAGGCGGTGCAGGCGCTGTTGCCCGATTTGCTCGCTGCTGAGATGCCCGGTGAGCCGCCGCTGGTGTTCGATGTCTGCGCCGATGTGCTTGACCTGCTCGAACGGGCGCTTGATGATGATCCGCCGGCGTTGCTCGGTTCGTCGAATTATTTGCGCGCAGCCGAAGAGGGTGGCGAACGGCCCCGGCGGGTGATTCGCCCCGGTTTTGATCAGCGTCTCGATGCGTTGATTCGGGCCAGTCGCCACGCTCAGGAGTTTATTGATCGTCTGGAGAGTAAGGAGCGCGAGCGAACCGGTATCCGTTCGCTCAAAGTGGGCTATAACCAGGTGTTTGGTTACTATATCGAGATTTCGCGCGCTGTTGATGCGAAGTTGATCCCGGCCCACTACGAACGTAAGCAGACGCTGGTCAACGCCGAGCGCTATGTCACCGAAGAGTTGAAGTACTATGAAGGGCTGTTGAGTGATGCCCGTCTGAAGCTGGTCGATCTTGAGCGTGATATTTTTCAGCGGCTCTGCGATGAGTTGCAACCGCATCTTGATCGGTTGCGCGCTACGATTGCGGCGGTTGCGCGTATTGATGCGCTGGCAGCGCTGGCCGAGGTTGCTGTGCGTGGTCGTTATGTGCAACCACGATTGCGCACTGATCGGGTGTTGCGGATTAAGCAGGGGCGCCACCCGGTGGTGGAACGTACTCTGAGTGAGCCGTTTATCGGGAACGATATTGATCTTGATGGCGAACAGGCACAGATTTTGATTATCACCGGGCCGAATATGGCCGGTAAGAGTACGTTTTTGCGTCAGGTGGCTTTGATTACGCTGATGGCGCAAATTGGTTCGTTTGTGCCGGCTGATGAGGCTGAGATTGGCCTGGTTGATCGCATTTTTACCCGGATTGGTGCTCAAGATGATATTGCAACCGGCCAGAGTACGTTTATGGTCGAGATGACCGAGACGGCAGCGCTGCTGATGCAAAGTACGCCGCGCTCGTTGATCATTCTCGATGAGGTTGGCCGTGGTACCAGTACTTACGATGGGATGGCGATTGCCCGTGCCGTCGTGGAGTATATTCACGATCATCCGCGCCTGGGCTGTCGGACGCTGTTTGCGACCCATTACCACGAGTTGATCGCGCTCGAACGTGAGTTGCCTCGTGTCCGTAATTATCATATGGCGGCGGTGGAGCGTGATGGTCGGGTGGTCTTTTTGCATGAATTGCGACCCGGGGGCGCTGATCGCTCTTACGGCATCCACGTCGCTGAGCTGGCCGGTATTCCGCCAGAGGTGATTCGGCGGGCCAGTGCCTTGCTGGCCGATCTTGAGGGTCAGCGCCCGCCATCCTCACCTGCCCAACCACCTGCCCCACCGGCACCGGTCGTTGTGCCGGCGCAGGAAACCGGTCAGGGGATGCAATTGTCGTTTTTTGATCTGGCACCGCATCCGGTGGTAGAGTATTTACGTCGGCTTCGCATCGAGGAGCTGACACCACTTGAAGCGTTAAACCGGCTGGCCGAACTTCAGCGGCTGGCCGGGCAGGGATAGAAATGGAGCAAGACATCTGTGCAGATCGCCCGTGACCTTACTCCCGGCCTGGCCAACCGGGCGACGGTGTTGA
This genomic window from Chloroflexus aurantiacus J-10-fl contains:
- the mutS gene encoding DNA mismatch repair protein MutS; the protein is MATIELHAWYRQYRKLKEEAADAILLFRFGDFYETFDDDAKLIAELLDITLTRKEYAVDKRLPKDQQKLYAPMAGMPYHAVDRYVSELIARGYRVAIAEQLSETEAMRNDTRPRSVYAAGLTPVESSGKMVQRAIVRVITPGTVIDPAMLPDRTNNYLAAVIVEQGKVGLAYADLSTGEFAAAEFTDARALMQLQAELARLSPAEVLVPDDEALRLPNLEPVQARLSQDLAPLTKEEREALLPHERVARRLEGASAASWTQGYVTEWPLWRWELATTTEVLCEHLALPSLAVCGLDGRPLATRAAGALLQYAQVTQRQRVSQLRALRVYHTGAYMLLDPQTRRNLELLESGGRQGAKASLIAVLDRTCTAMGARLLRRWITQPLIVIEPLQVRQHAVARLVAETMARLEVRSALADLPDMERALNRIAQGITVATPRDMTQLRAALRKLPAVAQAVQALLPDLLAAEMPGEPPLVFDVCADVLDLLERALDDDPPALLGSSNYLRAAEEGGERPRRVIRPGFDQRLDALIRASRHAQEFIDRLESKERERTGIRSLKVGYNQVFGYYIEISRAVDAKLIPAHYERKQTLVNAERYVTEELKYYEGLLSDARLKLVDLERDIFQRLCDELQPHLDRLRATIAAVARIDALAALAEVAVRGRYVQPRLRTDRVLRIKQGRHPVVERTLSEPFIGNDIDLDGEQAQILIITGPNMAGKSTFLRQVALITLMAQIGSFVPADEAEIGLVDRIFTRIGAQDDIATGQSTFMVEMTETAALLMQSTPRSLIILDEVGRGTSTYDGMAIARAVVEYIHDHPRLGCRTLFATHYHELIALERELPRVRNYHMAAVERDGRVVFLHELRPGGADRSYGIHVAELAGIPPEVIRRASALLADLEGQRPPSSPAQPPAPPAPVVVPAQETGQGMQLSFFDLAPHPVVEYLRRLRIEELTPLEALNRLAELQRLAGQG